One part of the Candidatus Saccharimonadales bacterium genome encodes these proteins:
- a CDS encoding F0F1 ATP synthase subunit delta produces the protein MNTQAPIPTELYSPDLINLAIFELDRYISSVRDSKARSTPTPLPPTGLAQVFSAMGVKTSSTDELESLKEQLKAFLVKSPTVNIILSAPPTNGVKQQITSWFRQQVSPNILLNFSARADIGGGIILQVGSRIYDFSFKKSLLDNKSRIAELINV, from the coding sequence GTGAACACTCAAGCTCCGATTCCGACCGAACTATATTCGCCCGATCTTATAAACCTAGCTATTTTTGAGCTGGACCGCTATATAAGCAGTGTTCGCGACAGCAAAGCGCGCAGTACACCAACACCATTGCCGCCAACCGGGTTAGCTCAAGTTTTTAGCGCCATGGGTGTAAAAACCAGCAGCACCGACGAACTAGAGAGCTTAAAAGAGCAATTAAAAGCTTTTTTGGTAAAATCTCCAACGGTCAATATAATACTTTCGGCACCTCCGACAAACGGAGTGAAACAGCAAATTACCAGCTGGTTCCGGCAGCAAGTTAGTCCTAATATTTTGCTTAATTTTTCAGCGAGGGCCGATATTGGTGGTGGCATTATATTGCAGGTTGGCTCGCGAATTTATGATTTTTCGTTTAAAAAAAGTCTGCTCGACAACAAGTCCAGAATTGCGGAGCTGATCAATGTTTGA
- a CDS encoding histidine phosphatase family protein, translating to MTIYYMRHGQSQSNANKVVTGKQESKLTSVGQHQSEHASNLIKDLNIGLIVCSPLERAKDTAKIIANQIGYPDSAIIIDPDLTERALGELENKSYAKNPRMNGNFPETETVKGIESLEHLHARLNHFLKDILPQAKHKNILIVCHMNVGRMLQIIANGQKPTEFYDTPRLENARVHKLIDVN from the coding sequence ATGACTATTTATTATATGCGCCACGGCCAAAGTCAAAGCAATGCTAATAAAGTTGTAACTGGCAAGCAGGAGTCGAAACTAACTTCAGTAGGCCAACACCAGTCTGAACATGCCAGTAATCTGATTAAAGATTTAAACATTGGCCTTATTGTTTGCTCACCGCTTGAGCGCGCCAAGGACACAGCAAAAATTATTGCCAACCAAATTGGTTACCCAGATTCGGCGATTATTATTGATCCAGATTTAACAGAGCGCGCCTTAGGCGAACTCGAGAACAAAAGCTACGCCAAAAATCCACGAATGAACGGAAACTTCCCCGAGACCGAAACTGTAAAAGGTATAGAATCATTAGAACATTTGCATGCTCGGCTTAATCATTTTTTAAAAGATATTTTACCGCAAGCAAAACACAAAAACATTCTCATCGTGTGCCACATGAATGTTGGCAGAATGTTGCAAATTATTGCAAATGGTCAAAAACCGACAGAATTTTACGATACCCCACGCTTAGAGAATGCTAGGGTTCATAAGTTAATTGACGTAAATTAA
- a CDS encoding YebC/PmpR family DNA-binding transcriptional regulator: MAGHSKWAQIKRQKAITDNKRGAAFTKLGNTIAVAARGGADPDMNFTLRLAIDKARAANMPAANIQRSIDRGSGKLGGAAIQEVIYEGYGPGGTAIIVECASDNLNRTLPEVKLAFSKNGGNMAEKGAVAFQFERKGMITVKGSGDDLTMQAIEAGAEDIVEEGDESIIYTDPKELGKVRDALIGAGVRVVEAELTFKPINTVKIEQEETANKVMKLLDALEDLEDVTATHVNFELE; this comes from the coding sequence ATGGCTGGCCACTCAAAATGGGCACAAATTAAACGACAAAAAGCAATAACCGACAACAAGCGCGGTGCGGCTTTTACAAAACTAGGCAACACAATTGCCGTTGCGGCGCGTGGTGGTGCTGATCCTGATATGAACTTTACGTTGCGGCTTGCTATAGATAAAGCTCGTGCGGCTAACATGCCGGCGGCCAATATTCAGCGATCGATTGATCGTGGGTCGGGCAAACTTGGCGGCGCAGCCATTCAAGAAGTTATCTACGAAGGTTATGGCCCAGGAGGCACCGCGATAATTGTTGAATGTGCCAGCGACAACTTAAACCGAACTTTGCCCGAAGTTAAGTTGGCGTTTAGTAAAAATGGCGGGAACATGGCCGAAAAAGGCGCTGTAGCTTTTCAGTTTGAACGCAAAGGTATGATTACGGTAAAAGGCAGTGGCGATGATCTGACGATGCAAGCAATTGAAGCCGGCGCCGAAGACATTGTCGAAGAAGGCGACGAGTCTATCATTTACACCGACCCCAAAGAGCTGGGCAAAGTGCGAGACGCGCTAATTGGCGCGGGAGTTCGGGTGGTGGAAGCCGAGCTTACATTTAAGCCGATCAATACGGTAAAAATTGAGCAAGAGGAAACCGCGAATAAGGTCATGAAACTGCTTGATGCATTAGAAGACCTAGAAGATGTTACCGCAACTCACGTTAACTTTGAACTAGAATAA
- the ruvC gene encoding crossover junction endodeoxyribonuclease RuvC: MRILGVDPGTGIMGFGVVEGKLKHKMIDAGVIRTAVHQPEPERLEIIFDSLNEIVELTKPDVVSVEKLFFARNVTTAMTVAQARGVVLLVAQKQKLPVFEYTPMQIKLSLTGYGKADKKQVQEMVRLLLNLKVVPKPDDAADALAAALTHMSASR, from the coding sequence ATGCGAATTTTGGGGGTAGACCCGGGAACTGGAATAATGGGCTTTGGGGTTGTCGAGGGCAAGCTCAAACATAAAATGATTGATGCGGGCGTAATTCGTACGGCAGTTCATCAGCCAGAGCCAGAGCGGCTCGAGATTATTTTTGATTCGTTAAACGAGATTGTGGAGCTTACAAAGCCTGATGTGGTTTCGGTGGAAAAACTGTTTTTTGCGCGCAATGTAACTACCGCCATGACAGTCGCACAGGCGAGGGGAGTGGTTTTGCTTGTAGCGCAAAAGCAAAAACTGCCGGTTTTTGAATATACCCCGATGCAAATTAAACTTTCGTTAACTGGTTACGGTAAAGCTGATAAAAAACAAGTTCAAGAGATGGTTCGCTTGCTACTCAACTTAAAAGTTGTGCCAAAGCCAGATGACGCCGCAGATGCTTTGGCGGCTGCACTAACGCATATGTCGGCGTCGCGTTAA
- the ruvA gene encoding Holliday junction branch migration protein RuvA — protein sequence MIAHVSGEIVEKTNNSLIIDVGGIGYEIQVASTDFESVKNGDRVKFYTHDHLRENAHELFGFSQLAAKRLFEMLISVSGVGPKMALAILSLGDIEATRSAIANADSSFVQRASGVGKRLAERITVDLRDKVGAPSMASATLTASAGDDALDALLALGYGLQESSEALQGVDSSLDVQSRIKIALKAITI from the coding sequence ATGATTGCACATGTTTCTGGGGAGATTGTAGAAAAAACAAATAATTCATTAATTATCGATGTAGGCGGAATTGGCTACGAGATTCAGGTTGCTAGTACAGATTTTGAGTCTGTTAAAAATGGTGATCGCGTCAAGTTCTATACGCACGACCATCTGCGCGAAAATGCGCATGAGCTGTTCGGATTTTCGCAACTGGCGGCTAAGCGACTTTTCGAAATGTTAATTTCAGTTTCGGGGGTTGGTCCAAAAATGGCGCTTGCCATTTTGAGTTTGGGCGATATCGAGGCTACGCGAAGTGCGATTGCTAACGCAGACAGCTCATTTGTCCAGCGCGCAAGTGGCGTGGGTAAGCGTTTGGCTGAGCGTATAACGGTTGATTTGCGCGATAAAGTTGGCGCACCCAGCATGGCTTCGGCTACGCTTACAGCTTCGGCTGGCGACGATGCCCTAGATGCGCTTTTAGCTTTAGGCTATGGCTTACAGGAGTCAAGTGAGGCTTTGCAGGGAGTTGATTCTTCGCTAGACGTTCAGTCAAGGATTAAAATTGCACTGAAGGCTATTACTATCTGA